The Mucilaginibacter yixingensis genome window below encodes:
- a CDS encoding homoserine kinase, with product MEELMVAEKTPTFEVKQKSVTVFAPATVANVVCGFDVLGFAVNAPGDEVVMRVTDKPGITISKITGDNGRLPMDPAKNTVSVSVKHYLESIGRSDLGLDIELHKKMPIGSGLGSSSASTVAGLFAAKTILGDDRDPIALLPFAMKGEEMACGQGHADNVAPALFGGFVLIRSYEPLDVVRLPHPKDLWCAIVFPDVDVPTREARQIIRKKVDMKDAVTQWGNVAGLVSGLFMQDIDLIGRSMKDVLVEPVRSMLIPGFYQMREMSMELGAVSFGISGSGPSVFAFTRDEATAQKITEKLQSFLEGMKIDSFSYVSTINDAGPKVIG from the coding sequence ATGGAAGAATTAATGGTGGCAGAAAAAACACCGACCTTTGAGGTAAAACAAAAAAGCGTTACCGTGTTTGCACCGGCTACGGTGGCTAACGTGGTGTGCGGTTTTGACGTGCTGGGCTTTGCGGTAAACGCACCGGGCGATGAAGTGGTAATGCGTGTAACTGACAAACCGGGTATTACCATTAGCAAAATTACCGGCGATAACGGTCGCCTGCCAATGGATCCGGCTAAGAACACCGTGAGCGTAAGCGTTAAGCATTACCTGGAAAGCATCGGTCGCTCTGATCTGGGTTTGGATATAGAGCTGCATAAAAAAATGCCTATCGGTAGTGGTTTGGGCTCAAGCTCGGCCAGTACAGTGGCTGGTTTGTTTGCCGCCAAAACTATTTTAGGCGATGACCGCGACCCAATTGCGTTGCTACCTTTCGCCATGAAAGGTGAGGAAATGGCATGCGGACAAGGTCATGCTGATAACGTTGCCCCTGCCCTGTTTGGTGGCTTTGTGCTGATCCGCAGCTATGAGCCGCTGGATGTAGTGCGCCTGCCACACCCGAAAGATTTGTGGTGCGCCATTGTATTCCCTGATGTTGATGTACCAACCCGCGAAGCCCGCCAAATTATCCGCAAAAAAGTGGATATGAAAGATGCTGTTACCCAATGGGGCAACGTAGCCGGCCTGGTAAGCGGTTTGTTTATGCAGGATATAGACCTGATTGGCCGCAGCATGAAAGACGTGCTGGTAGAACCGGTACGCTCTATGCTGATCCCTGGTTTTTACCAAATGCGCGAAATGTCTATGGAACTTGGCGCCGTTAGCTTTGGTATTTCAGGCTCTGGTCCATCGGTATTTGCATTTACCAGAGACGAAGCTACCGCACAAAAAATTACCGAGAAGCTGCAAAGCTTTTTAGAAGGCATGAAGATCGATTCTTTCAGCTATGTATCAACTATCAATGATGCAGGGCCAAAGGTGATTGGATAA